From Fusarium fujikuroi IMI 58289 draft genome, chromosome FFUJ_chr07, a single genomic window includes:
- a CDS encoding related to DFFRY protein, with protein sequence MATLNLRNVPGNDSTSSPPPPNVTQTVAAETTADVFQDQVKESVEDTEVAMVPPPQNFSTPRSSFSHSASPPIEVITVQSDDDMASDRQSIGVSIVDDDSVVIDPINEFPFREPTETLEGMVVRLCNYIETQSSIDAGVIYKLQQWLGRYLDYIATANQQLVVDSCRLNHVFWVTFPRIVTTMAAHKPPFLADDLLRHQTKAIFLDYARLSAWFVNQDIQTIKEFIAEQGGRGQQTVELFCPCYLQNLHSIINPLLLSDDQYQHFGALSMAFLKAYQDSPGGSLSRLLQLTRALFQVIPTYPRLTNELAPICLVASDIMEDSCNFVTPEIAFKNNQKLLVGHTLLDLIHERLDIMIDKSPTHLVADSVLVIVQALSNMINIALKGDHAAATRMLEQHRTEFPAVPLRYTSEAISYEHRFQFLIKLIKSSQMQLRFQGMTQMCKELIAFWKKHFDSKADDGSHYVEHIAEYLIRTGFIDYLLGANCHPEIIVEGANIIGFIIVTRRYRRTHIDRFWEGITSRQDPRTADALARMVIQVAHLFDDDGFLLLCEKFQTLPIDAFTPAIRMLWEGVMKSMAEKCSEERLLVVQPYNLCLRLLRDSSVCASGSQVMYPDIQQAAMQKFIELLRCGPDAEGQEQLYLGCLQDLANKSATTLGSLWCLFIALRSRDMSQEMRWLVEHHDLTRLVIEELEHAIWACQAAGIPAVLSCSVNQPRREFIANLIQLESPSITEDLGVKLWDMLVGPMSLSPDDRRVGWEILNSPHRKNKNGNSFLQACLTYHLPALSSEYFCEGMLEFLRIEILPRLNDNFNLALDDPEAVATSGIEQLWRLILEAEDETLVDRAIRTLAVDVYIDSRFFNSISTQRAQSVHLKLASRCLGQLKSAAQELRNASRGANSDGQVVGTTITQRQLQQQERIFTRSLKFLRYILEAHQSKPSLSAPDLRTLIPQAFHEVQGDPAGLKYQSFDGDQQTDIKPLVIGRANTAASLLASLRQETGFENYRIYYRGRPFLPSEQDICRSLEDLCVHDGLILVRREEGGPALSKRIYYFLIKLPTDGHFMRLISSGTTSSKDIFPSGQPFKSLYAVHALVEYAETLLPSKLISHLNDVTTGSGSDPVILPEALKTPISFIVQAISDEDIFNGASVLLRLKLASTLLHALRQFLDRLGNLRGSVPPQGLPLPDPNRLVKMLSYAIDCPGDVPSPVIAGALVICLRLSMLDDKFWAKLSTNPDFNHDLHRLLLIDSRQSMRSLSAKLIEELFAVMSTATLIRETDCETSATSRECSMTEYFWKVTSAMVRQTTIFPNQCEELFRLVYFLVMKINARSPELLNIEKFASQISQLLLEHTTTETIGPPSVDDSLARGLSLLLHICLQLDNSVAQSKTLPSNLAMSLVWKHLYPPKDLRSGQPVPKVILNEDTRAKLSDVLFTLVKHDQKKMVAVVEALDEQVPFFDDEEDDHYIYDLNYHFDRHRALRAPCGYAGLLNLSNTCYLNSLMTQLFMNTTFRRFILGCRINDPANSQQLLSYTQKLFGHMQESYRRFVDPSNFVHSIKTYDDALIDIHNQMDVDEFYNLLLDRWETQLSGHDEKRVIKSFYGGQLVQQVKSKECEHISERLEPFSAIQCDIKGKGTLAESLQAYVDGEVMEGDNKYKCSTCDRHVDAVKRACLKDVPDNVIFHLKRFDFNLRTLQRNKINDYFSFPDRIDMRPYTIEHLSNPKSDIEEDIFELVGVLVHAGTAESGHYYSYIRERPTSSNRPLWVEFNDDLVTPWDPAQMEYSTFGGTDHRPIYDNNGILYDKNFSAYMLFYQRSSSLRAEQEKMSALAIPAPLRVDVPDHLADHLSDENTNILRRHCIYDPSNVKLVQVLFRQSQQYCKSLGRSEKSSSINSFMAMRSQEHGLQDLAMRTLIGNLDQVVARTKDAPDFLAYEEIIEDAVTSCERCAFSFYEYFNQHPSALRMLLQRNPDQLVRSKIKNLFKVAVTKISTALPNVYDPEIRYKLVHDADGDETLSEPDASHRSVIDGVMMIFQHLWKFFHIHIRAWDEYFGAILDFADMGHRETGYVLAANFLASAIRIISADPLQELSGNWARMLQSVIRRNNTTKPTSYVSIIRLVSHLMSQMRPQIGTEYIEDPTERVSQLAEAFSWTPEEVDLVYSSPNGSYTSLFVEKLLTLDQEHAGCNNIIRILTKLDSSMDEKVLGTLKLCIRGETSTQAMDPFLRASITYIESTEQLSNAKDMIEHVSMQARSLQNTEGLYFVQFFRTALDLRQQDREFCKAVCTFSRDLIPKWVPFLLASPGEQVRRSTHDFLVCELGKIDAGATSDRDVTADDQVSIRQMTKQIGLICLQYLRDHHVRRRAQMSREIADKFLKVIEGCAATMATTTDTQPDLDVEFLTLQDDVLNPFRRLIVDELEEDGSDWEGSCGSSEQLDDIVEMNISGMNEINDLEQMS encoded by the exons ATGGCTACTCTTAACCTGAGAAACGTGCCCGGGAATGACTCAACTTCCTCACCACCTCCACCGAACGTGACCCAGACAGTTGCGGCTGAGACTACGGCTGATGTCTTCCAGGACCAAGTCAAAGAGAGCGTCGAGGATACTGAAGTCGCTATGGTGCCGCCTCCTCAGAACTTCAGCACTCCACGGTCCAGCTTCTCGCATTCAGCAAGCCCTCCTATCGAAGTTATCACTGTGCAGtcggatgatgatatggctTCTGATCGCCAGAGCATTGGGGTTTCAATAGTCGATGATGATTCTGTCGTGATCGATCCCATCAATGAATTTCCTTTCAGGGAACCCACAGAGACACTGGAGGGAATGGTGGTGCGCCTCTGCAATTATATTGAAACTC AATCGTCGATCGATGCAGGAGTCATCTACAAACTCCAACAATGGCTTGGACGGTATCTCGATTACATCGCTACTGCCAATCAGCAATTGGTGGTCGATTCATGTCGTCTTAACCATGTTTTCTGGGTGACCTTCCCACGCATTGTTACCACTATGGCTGCCCACAA GCCTCCGTTTCTAGCAGATGATTTGTTACGGCATCAAACCAAGGCCATCTTTTTAGACTACGCCAGGTTGTCGGCATGGTTCGTCAATCAGGATATTCAAACGATCAAAGAGTTCATAGCAGAACAGGGAGGTCGGGGACAGCAGACCGTCGAACTTTTCTGCCCATGTTATCTTCAGAACCTCCACTCAATCATCAACCCGCTATTGTTGAGCGATGATCAGTATCAGCATTTCGGGGCCTTGTCCATGGCCTTTCTTAAAGCATACCAGGACAGCCCAGGCGGGAGCCTCAGTCGCCTTCTCCAGCTGACAAGAGCATTATTCCAAGTTATCCCTACATATCCCCGGTTGACCAATGAACTGGCACCTATATGCTTAGTCGCGTCAGATATCATGGAAGATTCCTGTAACTTTGTTACTCCCGAAATTGCTTTCAAAAACAACCAGAAACTTCTGGTAGGCCACACATTGCTCGATCTGATACACGAAAGATTGGACATCATGATTGACAAGAGTCCGACGCATCTCGTCGCAGACAGTGTTCTCGTGATCGTTCAAGCTTTGTCAAATATGATCAACATAGCTCTCAAGGGTGATCACGCAGCTGCAACTCGCATGTTGGAACAGCACCGCACAGAGTTTCCAGCAGTGCCTCTCAGATACACTTCTGAAGCGATTTCTTATGAACACCGCTTTCAGTTCTTGATCAAACTaatcaagtcaagccaaATGCAACTTCGATTTCAAGGCATGACACAAATGTGCAAAGAGCTTATTGCCTTCTGGAAAAAGCATTTCGACAGCAAAGCCGATGATGGAAGCCATTATGTCGAACACATCGCGGAATACCTGATCCGGACCGGATTTATCGACTATCTATTAGGCGCCAACTGCCATCCTGAAATTATTGTTGAGGGTGCTAATATCATTGGCTTCATCATTGTGACGAGAAGGTACCGAAGGACGCATATCGATAGGTTTTGGGAGGGCATTACTTCCAGGCAAGACCCCCGTACCGCTGACGCTCTGGCCCGCATGGTCATTCAAGTCGCGCATCTTTTTGACGACGATGGGTTTTTGCTTCTCTGTGAGAAGTTCCAGACTCTTCCCATAGACGCATTTACGCCCGCCATCCGAATGCTCTGGGAGGGTGTCATGAAGAGTATGGCAGAAAAATGTTCGGAAGAGCGTCTTCTCGTTGTCCAACCGTACAATTTATGCCTGCGTCTATTGAGGGATTCGTCTGTTTGTGCATCCGGATCGCAAGTCATGTATCCTGACATCCAACAAGCAGCAATGCAGAAATTCATAGAGCTCCTGAGGTGCGGTCCAGATGCTGAAGGGCAGGAACAGCTCTACCTTGGGtgtcttcaagatcttgcaAATAAGTCTGCAACTACCTTGGGGAGCCTTTGGTGTTTATTCATCGCATTACGCTCAAGGGACATGAGCCAAGAGATGCGCTGGCTAGTAGAACACCATGACTTGACAAGACTCGTAATTGAAGAGTTGGAACATGCTATTTGGGCTTGCCAGGCGGCAGGGATTCCGGCGGTTCTCTCTTGCTCTGTCAACCAACCTCGGAGAGAGTTCATTGCCAACCTCATCCAGCTTGAGTCGCCATCAATCACCGAGGATCTTGGCGTCAAACTATGGGACATGTTGGTAGGGCCAATGTCCCTTTCACCAGACGATAGGCGGGTGGGCTGGGAAATCTTGAACAGTCCCCATCGGAAGAACAAAAACGGTAATTCTTTCCTTCAAGCTTGTCTGACCTACCATCTTCCAGCCCTTTCGTCCGAATACTTCTGTGAGGGTATGCTTGAATTTCTTAGAATTGAGATCCTCCCACGCCTCAACGACAATTTCAACCTTGCTCTCGATGACCCAGAAGCGGTTGCTACTAGTGGCATTGAACAATTGTGGCGTCTCATTCTCGAGGCCGAAGATGAGACTCTAGTAGACAGGGCCATACGAACCCTCGCAGTTGATGTCTATATCGACAGTCGATTTTTCAACTCTATTTCAACGCAGAGAGCACAATCTGTCCATCTGAAGCTAGCCAGTCGATGCTTAGGGCAGCTGAAAAGCGCTGCCCAGGAGCTGAGAAATGCAAGCCGAGGCGCGAACAGCGATGGCCAAGTTGTGGGTACCACAATTACGCAACGGCAGTTacagcagcaagaaaggATTTTCACCCGTTCGTTGAAGTTTCTCCGCTATATTCTTGAAGCCCACCAGTCGAAGCCATCCTTGTCCGCACCTGACCTACGAACACTGATCCCACAAGCCTTCCACGAGGTCCAAGGAGATCCTGCGGGCCTGAAGTATCAGTCCTTCGATGGCGACCAGCAGACTGACATCAAGCCACTTGTCATTGGGAGGGCGAACACGGCAGCCTCACTCCTCGCTAGTTTGCGGCAAGAGACCGGGTTTGAGAACTATCGGATATACTACCGAGGCCGACCATTCCTGCCGAGTGAACAAGATATATGCAGATCCTTAGAAGATCTATGTGTGCATGATGGCCTTATACTGGTCAGACGTGAAGAGGGTGGCCCCGCCCTCTCCAAAAGG ATTTACTACTTTCTCATCAAGCTGCCCACAGATGGCCACTTCATGAGGTTGATCAGCAGTGGAACAACGTCATCTAAAGATATCTTTCCCTCGGGGCAACCGTTCAAATCTCTTTACGCTGTCCATGCGTTGGTCGAATATGCTGAAACCCTCCTCCCTAGTAAACTGATCAGTCATCTCAATGATGTGACCACTGGCTCAGGGTCCGATCCTGTGATCCTTCCCGAGGCTCTCAAGACACCAATATCCTTCATCGTACAGGCAATCTCGGATGAGGACATTTTCAATGGCGCTTCGGTACTCCTGCGGCTAAAGTTGGCGTCTACTTTGCTGCATGCCCTTCGGCAGTTTCTTGACA GACTCGGCAACCTCAGAGGTTCAGTACCGCCACAGGGGCTCCCCCTTCCTGACCCGAACAGGTTGGTGAAAATGTTGTCGTATGCCATAGACTGCCCGGGTGACGTCCCTTCTCCGGTCATAGCAGGAGCGCTTGTGATCTGTCTTCGACTGAGCATGCTTGATGACAAGTTTTGGGCTAAACTCAGCACAAACCCCGACTTTAACCATGACCTGCATCGCCTTCTACTGATTGATTCCCGCCAGAGTATGAGATCGCTTTCTGCAAAACTAATTGAAGAACTTTTTGCTGTTATGAGTACTGCCACTCTCATTCGTGAGACTGACTGTGAAACTTCAGCTACATCCCGTGAGTGCTCAATGACGGAATATTTCTGGAAGGTCACCAGCGCCATGGTCAGACAGACGACTATATTTCCCAACCAGTGCGAAGAACTCTTCAGGTTGGTTTATTTTCTCGTTATGAAGATCAACGCGCGGTCGCCTGAGTTGCTGAACATTGAGAAGTTTGCCTCTCAAATtagccagcttcttcttgagcataCTACAACCGAG ACCATTGGGCCACCAAGTGTAGATGATTCGCTCGCAAGAGGTCTATCGTTGCTGCTGCACATTTGTCTCCAGCTAGATAACTCAGTCGCACAGTCAAAGACACTTCCTAG TAACCTCGCAATGTCACTTGTTTGGAAGCACTTATACCCTCCTAAAGACCTGCGAAGTGGGCAGCCTGTACCCAAAGTGATCCTTAACGAAGATACTCGAGCGAAACTTTCAGATGTGCTATTTACTCTTGTGAAACAtgaccagaagaagatggtggcGGTTGTGGAAGCTCTCGACGAACAAGTCCCATtcttcgacgatgaagagg ACGACCACTACATCTATGATCTCAATTACCATTTCGACCGACACAGAGCTCTTCGAGCCCCTTGTGGGTATGCTGGTCTGCTGAATTTGTCTAACACTTGTTATCTCAACTCGTTGATGACACAACTCTTCATGAACACTACGTTTAGGCGTTTCATCCTCGGCTGCCGTATCAATGATCCTGCAAATAGCCAGCAACTCCTGTCCTACACCCAGAAACTGTTCGGTCATATGCAGGAGAGCTACCGTCGCTTCGTCGATCCGTCAAATTTCGTCCATTCCATCAAAACATACGACGACGCATTGATTGACATTCACAATCAGATGGACGTCGACGAGTTTTACAATCTACTACTTGATCGCTGGGAGACTCAGCTCTCTGGCCACGATGAAAAGCGGGTCATAAAATCGTTCTATGGTGGTCAGCTTGTGCaacaagtcaagtcaaaagAATGCGAACATATTTCGGAGCGACTTGAGCCATTTTCTGCAATTCAGTGTGATATCAAAGGGAAAGGCACATTAGCAGAAAGTCTCCAGGCATATGTGGATGGCGAGGTCATGGAAGGAG ACAACAAGTACAAATGCTCAACATGCGATCGCCACGTTGACGCAGTAAAAAG GGCCTGCCTCAAAGATGTTCCCGACAATGTCATATTCCATTTGAAAAGGTTTGATTTCAACCTGCGTACCTTACAGAGAAACAAGATCAATGATTATTTCTCCTTTCCGGATCGAATTGATATGCGACCATATACCATTGAGCATCTCAGTAACCCAAAGAGCGATATCGAGGAGGACATCTTCGAACTGGTGGGTGTGCTTGTTCACGCAGGCACAGCTGAATCCGGACACTACTACTCATACATTCGCGAGCGTCCCACCTCGAGCAATCGGCCCTTGTGGGTAGAATTCAACGATGACTTAGTGACGCCATGGGACCCTGCGCAAATGGAATACTCCACGTTTGGAGGTACGGATCACCGTCCCATATACGATAATAACGGCATTTTGTACGACAAGAACTTTAGCGCTTATATGCTGTTTTACCAGCGTTCTTCATCCTTGCGCGCGGAACAGGAAAAGATGTCCGCCCTTGCCATTCCAGCACCCCTTCGTGTTGACGTGCCAGACCACCTTGCGGATCATCTCTCAGACGAGAATACGAACATCCTCCGCCGCCATTGTATTTACGACCCAAGCAATGTCAAACTTGTTCAAGTTCTGTTTCGTCAGTCACAACAGTACTGCAAATCCCTTGGCAGAAGCGAAAAGAGCTCGAGTATCAACAGCTTTATGGCCATGCGTAGTCAAGAGCATGGACTCCAGGATCTTGCCATGCGAACGCTCATTGGTAACTTGGATCAGGTTGTTGCAAGGACTAAGGACGCTCCGGATTTCCTCGCGTACGAAGAGATTATCGAAGACGCAGTCACATCATGCGAGCGGTGTGCCTTTTCCTTCTATGAGTACTTTAATCAGCATCCGAGCGCTCTTCGCATGCTTCTGCAGCGTAATCCAGATCAATTAGTGCggagcaagatcaagaaccttTTCAAGGTTGCAGTCACGAAAATCTCGACGGCTTTGCCCAATGTTTACGATCCGGAGATTCGATACAAGTTGGTTCATGATGCTGACGGAGACGAGACACTCTCTGAACCTGATGCTTCCCATCGCTCCGTTATTGACGGCGTAATGATGATATTCCAACACCTTTGGAAATTCTTTCATATCCACATTAGAGCCTGGGACGAATACTTTGGAGCTATTTTAGACTTTGCTGACATGGGTCACCGGGAAACCGGATATGTCTTGGCCGCGAACTTCCTAGCGAGCGCTATCAGAATCATTTCTGCTGACCCGCTCCAGGAACTCAGTGGGAACTGGGCCAGAATGCTCCAAAGTGTCATTAGGCGGAACAATACTACAAAGCCTACCTCGTATGTATCGATTATCAGACTAGTCAGCCACTTGATGAGTCAGATGAGGCCGCAAATAGGGACCGAATATATCGAAGACCCGACAGAACGTGTATCACAACTAGCTGAGGCCTTCAGCTGGACGCCCGAAGAGGTGGACCTTGTTTACAGCAGTCCAAACGGTTCCTATACCAGCCTGTTTGTTGAAAAACTCCTTACCCTCGATCAAGAACACGCCGGCTGCAACAATATCATCAGAATTTTGACAAAGCTGGACAGCAGTATGGATGAAAAAGTACTCGGGACCTTGAAGCTATGTATCCGTGGTGAGACTTCGACCCAGGCCATGGATCCGTTTCTGCGGGCTTCTATCACGTATATCGAAAGCACAGAACAGCTCAGCAACGCCAAGGACATGATTGAACACGTATCTATGCAAGCGAGAAGTCTTCAAAACACTGAGGGCCTGTATTTTGTTCAATTTTTCAGAACGGCATTGGATCTCCGCCAACAAGACAGGGAATTTTGTAAGGCGGTCTGCACATTCAGCCGTGACCTCATCCCAAAATGGGTACCTTTTCTCCTCGCAAGCCCTGGAGAACAAGTGCGCCGGAGCACACATGACTTTTTAGTTTGCGAGTTGGGTAAGATTGATGCTGGTGCTACCAGTGACCGCGATGTCACTGCGGATGATCAAGTCTCAATCAGACAGATGACGAAGCAAATCGGCCTTATTTGTCTCCAGTATCTCAGGGACCACCATGTGCGCAGACGGGCTCAAATGAGTCGGGAAATTGCAGACAAGTTCTTGAAGGTAATTGAGGGATGTGCAGCTACGATGGCAACAACAACGGATACACAACCCGATCTAGACGTGGAATTCCTCACATTGCAGGACG ATGTCTTGAATCCCTTCCGTAGGCTAATTGTTGACGAactggaggaagatggctcCG ACTGGGAAGGATCCTGCGGGTCATCTGAACAACTTGATGACATTGTTGAGATGAACATTTCAGGCATGAACGAAATAAACGATCTGGAGCAGATGTCATGA
- a CDS encoding related to stress activated MAP kinase interacting protein, producing MSVIQLEELVSYQLRTSYLDEIADGVGERLLNVNDGFINSAPFKAAGWRPNSSHHKRTHSPPIPTAIASEYFQAPKQAGLTLEDGEEDGGMLTAGGSDTMGPGMATRRRRRREQMEEEDSSDLSDESDDDTDQRAAQQIKFAKMPLRHRAGSSPIQNTNLRQVGAVSPRAPRRGSQSALITVQERHRRDTVTSSEISSENETDIPTVQRHREAARAAARAAKLQARILEEPSPGIQRADTSLLPEEEEDSDEASDLSDNYAESIDSASILDGVENAINASPTRQVVGTPPKNFVRQSTIRKSRPPAHPIVLGALPPPRPMSMIRPLSVAQPKSLLSAALKAKDKKSSIPFQKFAHFSGQGTQGSIAVRIYAPFSKTPSKPFQVLIRPRVHDGQGAERVVTVADLIGLSLYRYNEEKLEPPLPNGKLNINWWTLRMVEEGGEVDDDFPPFERTKPLTSFTTVNNAAARGGGRMRSNSTAYDDFALAAASEEEYLENKSLTPQEDEEEEPATSQDSGGGVPLTPTEPDADATPRGTPGPAINPFLSERPRQNPIVTTTYRSNAPPADIPQAPAAAPNTSRGQQKLLRIHIMSSDVAPGQMVTLDVMTDTYLAEVLDMVCRKRQLDKANHVLKLPGSGAVVMLDRPVSSIGNVSDLELYRRRFATDGPLTITGSPGSSSPKMLPLAEQAMQKRSKKSQTPMVGSHPLARESLKQDELSNASYKKYTVWRKQPMRIVGMSERILVIDGEYIHIMPASGGKALHDGSGKTTTVHFSNVVGCKVLRKHPTNVKLVVYKATESKRYDFEARSALEAAEIVEELKKGMPK from the exons ATGTCCGTCATACAACTTGAAGA ACTCGTCTCCTACCAGCTTCGCACAAGCTACCTCGATGAAATTGCAGACGGTGTTGGAGAGCGACTCCTAAACGTCAACGATGGCTTCATAAACTCGGCTCCTTTTAAAGCCGCCGGCTGGCGACCGAATTCGTCCCACCACAAGCGGACACATTCACCTCCAATTCCTACTGCGATTGCCTCCGAGTACTTCCAAGCACCAAAGCAGGCTGGCCTCACACTCGAAGatggggaagaagatggtggtATGCTCACTGCGGGCGGTTCGGATACCATGGGTCCAGGAATGGCTACCAGGCGGCGCAGGCGTCGCGAGcagatggaggaagaggacaGTAGTGACTTGAGCGATGAGAGTGACGACGATACGGACCAACGGGCTGCGCAACAGATCAAGTTTGCAAAAATGCCACTCAGACACAGAGCAGGCTCGTCGCCAATACAGAACACGAACTTGAGGCAGGTCGGAGCTGTCTCACCAAGGGCGCCTCGCCGAGGCTCACAGTCAGCTTTGATAACAGTCCAGGAGAGGCACCGGAGAGACACAGTCACCAGCAGTGAGATATCATCCGAAAACGAGACCGATATTCCGACAGTCCAGAGGCATCGAGAAGCTGCTCGCGCTGCAGCAAGGGCTGCCAAGTTACAGGCTAGAATTCTAGAGGAGCCCTCGCCCGGTATTCAACGAGCGGACACATCTCTCTtgccagaggaggaggaagattccGACGAGGCTTCCGACTTATCTGATAACTACGCCGAGAGTATAGACTCGGCATCGATTCTTGATGGCGTCGAAAATGCTATCAATGCTTCTCCCACCCGCCAGGTTGTGGGAACACCACCCAAGAACTTTGTACGCCAGTCTACTATTCGCAAATCCAGACCACCGGCGCACCCCATTGTCCTCGGAGCGTTACCACCTCCCAGGCCGATGAGCATGATAAGGCCTTTGAGCGTCGCCCAACCCAAGAGTTTGCTATCGGCCGCCCTAAAAGCCAAGGATAAGAAATCGTCTATTCCCTTCCAGAAGTTCGCCCATTTCAGCGGGCAGGGTACGCAAGGTTCTATTGCTGTGCGTATATATGCACCTTTCTCAAAAACACCTAGCAAGCCATTCCAGGTGCTAATCCGCCCACGTGTTCACGACGGACAAGGTGCTGAGCGGGTGGTGACGGTTGCGGACCTTATCGGTTTGAGTTTATACCGATACAACGAGGAGAAACTCGAACCTCCGTTACCCAATGGCAAGCTCAATATTAACTGGTGGACTCTACGTATGGTGGAAGAAGGTGGCGAAGTTGACGACGATTTCCCCCCCTTTGAAAGAACAAAACCGTTGACATCTTTTACTACGGTTAACAATGCTGCTGCGCGCGGCGGAGGCCGCATGCGATCTAATTCAACTGCTTACGACGACTTTGCGttagcagcagcttcagagGAGGAGTACCTTGAGAATAAGTCACTCACACCacaagaagacgaagaagaagagccagcaACATCACAGGATAGCGGCGGTGGGGTTCCTCTCACTCCTACGGAGCCAGATGCGGATGCGACTCCTCGGGGCACTCCAGGGCCGGCTATCAACCCGTTTCTATCGGAACGTCCGCGGCAAAATCCTATCGTCACAACGACATATCGCTCCAACGCTCCTCCAGCAGACATACCCCAGGCGCCTGCTGCAGCTCCCAATACATCCCGCGGGCAGCAAAAGCTGCTTCGGATTCATATCATGTCATCAGATGTCGCACCGGGTCAAATGGTGACACTAGATGTGATGACTGATACTTACTTGGCTGAGGTGCTGGACATGGTATGCCGAAAGAGACAATTAGACAAGGCCAACCATGTTCTTAAGCTTCCTGGATCAGGAGCGGTAGTCATGCTGGACCGGCCAGTTTCGTCCATCGGGAATGTCTCAGACTTGGAATTGTACAGGCGACGATTTGCAACAGATGGTCCGTTAACTATCACCGGCTCGCCGGGCAGCTCGTCCCCGAAGATGCTGCCATTGGCCGAGCAGGCCATGCAGAAACGCAGTAAGAAGTCACAAACGCCCATGGTCGGAAGTCATCCGTTGGCGCGAGAATCTCTGAAGCAAGATGAGCTCAGCAACGCCAGCTACAAGAAGTACACTGTTTGGCGCAAGCAGCCCATGCGTATCGTTGGTATGAGCGAACGCATTCTAGTAATCGACGGCGAGTACATTCATATCATGCCAGCGTCTGGCGGTAAGGCATTGCATGATGGTTCAGGCAAGACAACAACGGTGCACTTTAGTAACGTGGTTGGGTGCAAAGTCCTCCGGAAACATCCCACGAATGTCAAG CTTGTTGTGTATAAAGCGACCGAGAGTAAACGATATGACTTTGAGGCCCGTAGTGCATTGGAAGCGGCCGAGATAGTGGAAGAGCTAAAGAAGGGCATGCCTAAATGA
- a CDS encoding related to ATX2-Putative Golgi transporter involved in homeostasis of manganese ions — MGGVLLLLGLCLVMALASFLAGALPLSMSLSQSQLRLLSSVGVGILVGTSLIVIIPEGIEAATAPAEAAHMHRVRSLVRRTPWSHAVLKRGLPESIVTISTGSIEKRNDELDTEALVRRIINAAARNGRVKRADIEAAIEATGDDAPAIPGAGDAAKDSTTDNKGSEKAESGKEGQQNHDHDHEHEHEQEHEKEEAHEHAVPTFEIGFSLILGFLLMFLIDRLPRHATESLHSTPQTRHISLDNLNGDSASVDEEADGFLGSLTPTPRRARSLATTTGLVIHAAADGIAMGASSTTSDMKLGFIIFAAIMIHKAPAAFGLTSLLLKQGLSKRAARGHLIVFSLAAPFGALTTWTLITLLGGGKVESDHWWTGMLLLFSGGTFLYVAMHAMQEDTTPHTHDHGINGYADSNATAQRKPKGPQMRDTLATMGGMLVPLLTQFGHHH; from the exons ATGGGAGgggtattattacttctagGCCTATGC CTAGTCATGGCGTTGGC GTCATTCCTTGCCGGAGCGCTGCCCCTTTCAATGTCTCTTTCACAATCACAGCTTCGACTGCTCTCGAGCGTCGGTGTTGGAATATTGGTCGGGACTTCACTTATAGTCATTATCCCCGAAGGAATCGAGGCTGCAACCGCGCCTGCGGAGGCTGCTCATATGCATCGAGTTCGAAGCCTGGTGCGCCGAACCCCCTGGAGCCACGCCGTACTTAAACGCGGACTCCCCGAGTCAATTGTCACAATAAGCACCGGCTCAATCGAGAAACGAAACGACGAGTTGGACACCGAAGCGCTTGTTCGTCGCATTATAAATGCAGCAGCGAGGAATGGCCGAGTCAAGCGTGCAGATATCGAGGCCGCCATTGAAGCGACAGGTGACGATGCTCCAGCCATCCCAGGAGCCGGCGATGCCGCAAAAGATAGCACTACCGATAACAAGGGATCTGAAAAGGCGGAGAGTGGGAAGGAAGGCCAACAGAACCATGATCATGaccatgagcatgagcatgaacAGGAGCATGAGAAAGAGGAAGCGCACGAACATGCTGTTCCCACATTCGAAATCGGCTTCTCGTTGATTCTGGGTTTTTTGTTAATGTTCCTGATTGATCGACTGCCGCGCCATGCGACAGAGAGTCTTCACTCTACACCACAGACCCGCCATATCAGTCTCGACAACCTCAACGGTGATTCTGCCTCCGTTGACGAAGAGGCGGATGGGTTCCTGGGATCCCTGACACCCACTCCGCGTCGAGCGCGCAGCTTGGCAACGACCACTGGATTGGTTATTCACGCCGCCGCCGACGGAATTGCAATGGGTGCCTCGTCGACTACTTCAGATATGAAGCTTGGCTTCATTATCTTTGCGGCCATTATGATTCACAAGGCTCCTGCTGCCTTTGGCCTAActtcacttcttctcaagcagGGTCTTTCGAAGCGAGCTGCTCGAGGACATCTTATTGTATTCAGTTTGGCCGCACCGTTTGGTGCATTGACAACATGGACATTGATCACTCTGCTAGGTGGTGGTAAGGTTGAGAGTGACCATTGGTGGACCGGCATGCTACTCCTCTTCTCTGGTGGCACGTTTTT ATATGTTGCTATGCATGCGATGCAAGAGGATACTACCCCCCATACTCATGACCACGGCATCAACGGCTATGCAGATAGTAATGCCACGGCACAGCGGAAACCAAAGGGACCGCAGATGCGCGATACACTGGCCACCATGGGTGGTATGCTGGTACCACTGCTTACACAGTTTGGCCACCACCACTAA